TTTAGGCGTCCGTGAAGGAGCTGGAGAGGAAGAAATTAAAGTAGCTTATAAAAAATTAGTAAAGAAGTATCATCCTGATCAATATGCTAACAATCCCCTTTCAGATTTGGCTGAAGAAAAACTCAAAGAGATCAATGAAGCCTATGATAGCCTGATGAAAAATAGGGGAAGCAATAGTTATCAAAATCAAGACTATCATAATGCCTATCAAGGGCAATATAATAGTAATAATCCCCCCTATGAATTTATACAAATTAGGGAAATGATTCTTCGAGGAGAACTTTACCAAGCAGAAAAAAAATTGGAGTCTATCCGTACTCAAGATGGGGAATGGCACTTTTTAAGAGGTGTTATTTATCTTAGAAAGGGTTGGTATGACCAGGCCTATCAGCATATCCAATTGGCCGTTAATACGGATCCCTCTAACCAGGAATATCGTTCTGTTTTGGATAATTTACGAAATCAAAACACTGCCTATAGAAACATGGGTACTG
The Irregularibacter muris DNA segment above includes these coding regions:
- a CDS encoding J domain-containing protein — protein: MRNPYEVLGVREGAGEEEIKVAYKKLVKKYHPDQYANNPLSDLAEEKLKEINEAYDSLMKNRGSNSYQNQDYHNAYQGQYNSNNPPYEFIQIREMILRGELYQAEKKLESIRTQDGEWHFLRGVIYLRKGWYDQAYQHIQLAVNTDPSNQEYRSVLDNLRNQNTAYRNMGTGRGYHQNDLCDMCSFLICTDCCCEAMGGDCIRCI